The region AGGAATGAAGAGGCGCGTGGGTATCTGTATGGCTGCAGTGAGCGAACCAGAAATTCTTTTCCTTGATGAGCCCACTACAGGGCTTGACCCAGAAGCAAGGCGTGAGACCTGGGGTGTGATAAGGAAATTGAAGGCAACTGGAAAAACTGTCTTTCTCACAACGCATTACATGGAAGAGGCGGAAAAACTGAGTGATAGAGTGGCTGTGATTGTGAAAGGAAAAATTGTAGCGATGGGAGTGGTGAAGGAAATGGTAGAAAAGCATGGTGGAGGTTACAGGGTGTTTACGAAGGTTGCCAGTAAAGAGGTAGAGGAAATTTTTAAGAAATACACAGATAGCATTACAAAAGTAGATAGTGGCTTCTGTGGAAAATTTTCTGGGAAGAAAGAGGCAGCGAAGGCATCCCTTGAACTCTACTCAAAGGACATTGAAGCGGAGATTATTGAACCAGGAATGGAAGAGGTATTTCTCTCACTTGTCGGAAGAAAAATCAATGAGAGGGGTGAGTTTGAATGAGGAATGTCTGGGTTGTTTTCAAGACATTGTTGAAGGACTGGCTTCGCTCACCAACTGGTGTGTTCTTTTCGTTTCTCTTCCCTGTTCTTTTACTCGTGATTTTCGGAACTCTTTTCGGAGGCACTGAGACCACAAAATACAACCTTTACATTCAAAATTTAGATGTGGACGAG is a window of Thermoplasmata archaeon DNA encoding:
- a CDS encoding ABC transporter ATP-binding protein, which encodes MDTIIEVRNLVKNYGKFRAVDSISFEVNQGEIFTLVGPNGAGKTTTVEILECLRKPTSGKVQILGYDITKDEEKIKKRIGVVPQEFNAFERLTVLENVKLIADIYGRKGELRSYLEMLDLWDVKDKKFKALSGGMKRRVGICMAAVSEPEILFLDEPTTGLDPEARRETWGVIRKLKATGKTVFLTTHYMEEAEKLSDRVAVIVKGKIVAMGVVKEMVEKHGGGYRVFTKVASKEVEEIFKKYTDSITKVDSGFCGKFSGKKEAAKASLELYSKDIEAEIIEPGMEEVFLSLVGRKINERGEFE